A single window of Trueperaceae bacterium DNA harbors:
- a CDS encoding MBL fold metallo-hydrolase — protein sequence MKTGQLLLERLTVGPLQENCYLVGAAGSDAVLLVDPGDEAATLAQALLTSGRRLEAILLTHAHFDHVGALAELLETHEVPVYLHPADGPLLEYASLAAAQWGIEIDQPPQATVELRHGQRLELAGLTFDCLHTPGHAPGHVAFYAPAERLVLAGDALFKGSIGRTDLPFGDHEQLLASIRHELLSLPPDTLVLPGHGDTTTIGVESRTNPFLV from the coding sequence ATGAAGACCGGTCAGCTGCTGCTGGAACGCCTCACCGTGGGCCCGTTGCAGGAGAACTGCTACCTGGTCGGAGCGGCAGGCTCGGATGCGGTACTGCTGGTCGACCCGGGCGACGAAGCGGCGACGCTCGCGCAGGCTCTGCTGACGAGCGGCCGGAGGCTCGAGGCGATCCTCCTCACCCACGCCCACTTCGATCACGTCGGCGCCCTCGCAGAGCTCCTCGAGACCCACGAGGTGCCGGTCTACCTGCACCCGGCCGATGGGCCACTGCTCGAGTACGCTTCGCTCGCCGCGGCGCAGTGGGGGATCGAGATAGATCAACCGCCGCAGGCGACGGTCGAGCTTCGACACGGTCAGCGGCTGGAACTGGCAGGGCTCACATTCGACTGCCTGCATACGCCCGGCCACGCGCCCGGACATGTCGCCTTCTACGCTCCCGCGGAGCGGCTGGTACTCGCCGGTGACGCGCTCTTCAAGGGCTCGATCGGGCGCACCGACCTGCCCTTCGGCGATCACGAGCAGCTGCTCGCCAGCATCCGGCATGAACTGCTGTCGCTGCCGCCGGACACGCTGGTGCTCCCGGGCCACGGCGACACGACGACGATCGGTGTCGAAAGCCGGACCAACCCTTTCCTGGTCTGA
- a CDS encoding glycosyltransferase family 2 protein yields MSSAASSADSGATLEGSAATDARGICTILIPAYNEAETIDGVVEVGLRSGVGEVLVVDDGSTDGTGEAARRAGARVIGLQRNLGKGGAVAAGLRSIASETVLLVDADLVGLTPRHLQDLAAPVIAGEVDMTRGVFTGGRWRTTAAQRLTPQLNGQRAVRRDLLLRVPQLEATRYGIEVAITDVARREGWRCRDIPLEGVSQVMKEEKRGFIAGMAMRLRMYRDIFATMLRSRR; encoded by the coding sequence ATGAGCTCGGCGGCATCATCCGCGGATAGCGGCGCCACCCTCGAGGGTAGCGCCGCCACCGACGCCCGCGGGATCTGCACGATCCTGATACCTGCCTACAACGAGGCGGAAACGATAGACGGAGTAGTGGAAGTCGGCCTGCGTTCGGGCGTGGGCGAGGTCCTCGTCGTCGACGACGGTTCGACCGACGGTACCGGCGAGGCGGCCCGGCGGGCCGGGGCCCGGGTCATCGGATTGCAACGCAACCTCGGCAAGGGGGGCGCCGTTGCAGCCGGGCTCAGGAGCATCGCCAGCGAGACGGTACTGCTGGTCGACGCCGACCTCGTGGGCCTCACACCCCGACACCTTCAGGATCTGGCCGCTCCGGTCATCGCCGGCGAGGTCGACATGACCCGTGGGGTCTTCACCGGCGGTCGCTGGCGAACCACAGCCGCTCAACGGCTGACTCCCCAGCTGAACGGCCAGCGGGCGGTGCGGCGCGATCTGCTCCTGAGGGTCCCGCAGCTGGAAGCGACCCGCTACGGGATCGAGGTGGCGATCACCGACGTCGCTCGCCGCGAGGGGTGGCGCTGCCGCGACATACCGCTGGAGGGGGTCTCACAGGTGATGAAGGAGGAGAAGCGCGGCTTCATCGCCGGTATGGCGATGAGGCTGCGGATGTACCGGGACATCTTCGCGACCATGCTGAGGAGCCGCCGATGA
- a CDS encoding M50 family metallopeptidase, with protein MLTALIFLLILTVSVSVHELAHYLNARSVGVPVRAFSIGMGPAIWKRRWAGTEWRVGPFPVGGYVDLPGMAPKVDEEGNLQHPDEGMATKSLPQKLWVLVGGVIANFALGVLLIALALTLEPSYRALTSGAVDEQATYIEGVMVGSAAEALGLQAGDRIVLLNGVADPSIEQVVEMVQTGDRLEIVVVREGERLTLERPWPPEGTAGIPQLGVTLRPFQMEPVGFPAALGESFMFSVRAVPQAVVSFVRGFGSVLTGNPSEDVAGPVGMVSAVNQAAQVGVAPVLMLAALINLSLAVFNLLPIPGLDGGRMLLATLVAIRRRPFRPGQEETIHFIGVMAVLALILLITFNELGGIIRG; from the coding sequence ATGCTCACAGCCCTGATCTTCCTCCTGATCCTCACCGTCTCGGTGTCGGTCCACGAACTCGCTCACTACCTCAACGCCCGGAGCGTCGGGGTTCCTGTTCGCGCGTTCAGCATAGGCATGGGCCCGGCGATCTGGAAGCGCCGCTGGGCGGGCACCGAGTGGCGGGTTGGGCCCTTCCCCGTCGGTGGTTACGTCGACCTGCCGGGGATGGCGCCCAAAGTCGACGAGGAGGGCAACCTCCAGCATCCGGACGAGGGGATGGCGACCAAGAGCCTGCCTCAGAAGCTGTGGGTGCTGGTGGGCGGAGTGATCGCCAACTTCGCCCTGGGCGTGCTGCTCATCGCGCTGGCGCTCACCCTCGAACCCTCCTACCGTGCCCTGACCAGCGGCGCGGTGGACGAGCAGGCGACCTATATCGAGGGCGTCATGGTCGGTTCGGCCGCCGAGGCCCTCGGCCTCCAGGCGGGGGACCGGATCGTCCTGCTCAATGGGGTAGCCGATCCATCGATCGAGCAGGTCGTGGAGATGGTACAGACTGGCGATCGGCTCGAGATCGTCGTGGTCCGGGAGGGCGAGCGCTTGACCCTGGAGAGGCCATGGCCTCCCGAAGGGACCGCCGGAATCCCGCAGTTGGGGGTCACCCTGCGGCCGTTCCAGATGGAGCCCGTCGGCTTCCCTGCCGCACTGGGCGAGTCGTTCATGTTCAGCGTCCGGGCCGTGCCGCAGGCGGTCGTCTCCTTCGTGCGAGGCTTCGGTTCGGTGCTTACCGGTAATCCGAGTGAGGACGTCGCAGGGCCGGTGGGGATGGTGAGTGCGGTCAATCAGGCGGCCCAGGTTGGCGTTGCCCCAGTGCTCATGCTCGCCGCGCTCATCAACCTGTCACTGGCCGTCTTCAACCTGCTGCCCATCCCCGGCCTCGACGGCGGGCGGATGCTGCTGGCTACGCTCGTCGCGATCCGGCGGCGGCCGTTCCGGCCTGGCCAGGAGGAGACGATCCACTTCATCGGCGTGATGGCGGTTCTGGCCCTCATCCTGCTGATCACCTTCAATGAGCTCGGCGGCATCATCCGCGGATAG